One Dethiobacter alkaliphilus AHT 1 genomic window carries:
- a CDS encoding DNA polymerase ligase N-terminal domain-containing protein has translation MSKKKLSFVVQQHDATHMHWDFRLEMDGVLVSWAIPKGPSLNPANKRLAIRVVDHEFSYKDFEGVITGDDYGAGKVIIWDSGYYEPAGADPAADLHRSWLADGKLEFTLYGEKLKGQWALIKTKSKQYGEDSWLLIKKKDEFAAEEDILEKERKSVVSGKSIEEITEEDGTLSSDSWDEE, from the coding sequence ATGAGTAAAAAGAAATTATCCTTTGTGGTGCAGCAGCATGATGCCACCCATATGCACTGGGATTTTCGCCTGGAGATGGACGGCGTATTGGTCTCCTGGGCTATCCCCAAAGGACCCAGTTTGAACCCGGCTAATAAACGGCTGGCTATCCGGGTTGTGGATCATGAGTTCAGCTACAAAGATTTTGAAGGTGTGATTACCGGTGACGATTACGGAGCAGGGAAGGTAATTATCTGGGATAGCGGGTACTACGAACCGGCAGGAGCCGATCCCGCTGCAGATTTGCACCGGTCGTGGCTGGCGGATGGTAAGCTGGAATTTACCCTTTATGGTGAAAAGCTAAAAGGACAGTGGGCACTGATTAAAACCAAGAGCAAGCAATACGGGGAAGATTCCTGGTTGCTTATAAAAAAGAAGGATGAGTTTGCTGCGGAGGAAGATATACTTGAAAAGGAACGGAAATCTGTGGTTTCGGGAAAAAGCATAGAAGAGATCACAGAGGAAGACGGGACTCTTAGCAGTGATTCTTGGGATGAGGAGTGA
- a CDS encoding 2Fe-2S iron-sulfur cluster-binding protein has protein sequence MKTIRINQYVPERKDLVQTEYQVPNSPGATVLQALQYIYEELDGSLAFRYGCRYNHCGLCGVMVDGKPRLACKVKLDSVSEISPLTGLPLLRSLVVDRSGYMKKLQDLALYPQGGAVEPLGELQEDSLHKNLMKCLECLCCVSSCSQHTEGDNSSVDPYVFVKLAQLHLDPRDETDRQAQARANGIDKCADCGKCSCPNGIPIKKAILSLKGNKTVAEEVE, from the coding sequence ATGAAGACTATCAGAATAAACCAATATGTGCCCGAAAGAAAGGATCTGGTACAGACGGAGTATCAGGTTCCCAACTCGCCCGGGGCCACCGTACTGCAGGCACTGCAATATATCTATGAAGAGCTGGATGGGTCACTGGCCTTTCGCTACGGCTGCCGCTACAATCACTGCGGACTGTGCGGCGTGATGGTTGACGGCAAGCCCCGGCTGGCCTGCAAGGTAAAGCTGGATTCAGTCTCGGAAATCTCTCCGCTTACAGGGCTGCCTCTTTTGCGCAGCCTGGTGGTGGATCGCTCCGGCTATATGAAAAAGCTGCAGGATCTGGCCTTGTATCCACAGGGCGGGGCCGTTGAACCGTTGGGTGAACTGCAGGAGGACTCGCTGCATAAAAACTTAATGAAGTGTCTGGAATGCCTTTGCTGCGTATCGTCCTGCTCACAACATACAGAAGGCGATAACTCCTCTGTGGATCCCTATGTGTTTGTAAAGCTGGCCCAACTTCACCTGGATCCCCGGGACGAAACAGACCGCCAGGCGCAGGCTAGGGCCAATGGGATAGATAAATGCGCAGACTGCGGCAAGTGCAGTTGTCCCAACGGGATTCCTATAAAAAAGGCTATTTTATCCCTTAAGGGTAATAAGACGGTGGCGGAGGAAGTTGAATGA
- a CDS encoding FAD-binding protein, with translation MKNRYDVIIAGGGGAGVMAAIAAAQAGAKTALVCKEPVGYGNTRMAVGITSCAGLPGDDRQAFVEDLLKSGDGLCNPQLVETLVDGTRDALGFLEELGHTFVRNEEGYLEGKAINRAGGHTRSRTLNSSGSGVGMGQILRTALQKFPIDLIEDAFVLDLCRRENMVCGVRILELSTGLEHTLQAGAVVLATGGGSWLFYPQTSNNRGSCGDGYALALRHGARLQDMEQVQAIPFGITHPDAYRGLLCGEPVVAGPAGRIIDGEGNTVLDGAINSMSRAEVVRAMARPIGNGQTAEHGGLTLDLTPNMKLDNGAEIRHRIRSSGITDNVLPAYGKKAYDWEKPWEVLPTAHFFMGGIQADADGATAVPGLYAAGEVMGGVHGANRLGSAALAEIMVFGLRAGRAAAKFAKDHVQPSFSADSVPSPLIGLQGSHRPAHLSRRLQQLMWHHAGLVRDRDGLLIALAGVDALQAEAHDLSVSKEQVYNGDLRDAVELDFMLQTAKLVLISALEREESRGAHLRSDFPQHGGSNWEQNIVLWQDDSGQIRHCQERCGHKQ, from the coding sequence ATGAAGAATCGCTATGACGTAATCATTGCCGGCGGTGGCGGTGCAGGAGTAATGGCCGCCATAGCCGCCGCCCAGGCAGGTGCCAAGACAGCTTTAGTTTGCAAAGAGCCCGTCGGTTACGGCAACACCAGGATGGCGGTGGGTATCACATCCTGTGCCGGGCTGCCCGGAGATGACCGGCAGGCATTTGTAGAGGATTTGCTGAAATCGGGTGATGGTTTGTGTAATCCTCAACTGGTGGAGACACTGGTGGACGGAACCCGGGACGCACTGGGTTTTTTGGAGGAATTGGGCCACACCTTTGTCCGCAATGAAGAGGGATATTTGGAAGGTAAGGCAATAAACCGTGCAGGCGGCCACACCCGTTCCCGGACGCTCAATAGTTCGGGAAGCGGAGTGGGCATGGGGCAAATCCTGCGCACCGCTTTGCAGAAATTTCCCATTGACCTGATTGAAGATGCTTTTGTGCTGGATCTTTGCCGCCGGGAAAACATGGTTTGTGGCGTGAGGATACTGGAGCTTTCAACGGGTCTGGAGCATACACTGCAGGCGGGAGCTGTGGTATTGGCCACCGGGGGAGGCAGTTGGCTTTTCTATCCCCAGACCAGCAATAACCGTGGCTCCTGCGGAGACGGCTACGCCCTGGCGCTTCGCCATGGCGCCCGGTTGCAGGATATGGAACAGGTACAGGCCATCCCCTTTGGTATTACCCACCCCGATGCTTACCGGGGCCTGCTCTGCGGAGAACCGGTGGTGGCGGGCCCGGCAGGCCGGATTATAGATGGTGAAGGAAACACGGTGCTCGACGGCGCTATTAACAGTATGAGCCGTGCTGAGGTGGTACGGGCCATGGCCAGGCCCATCGGTAATGGACAAACCGCCGAGCATGGTGGGTTGACGCTGGATTTAACGCCGAACATGAAGCTGGATAATGGAGCTGAAATTCGCCATCGCATCCGTTCTTCCGGTATAACTGATAACGTGCTGCCTGCATACGGGAAGAAAGCTTACGACTGGGAGAAGCCCTGGGAAGTGCTGCCCACCGCTCACTTTTTTATGGGCGGAATTCAGGCCGATGCAGATGGCGCCACCGCTGTGCCCGGATTATATGCGGCGGGTGAAGTGATGGGAGGCGTTCATGGTGCAAACCGACTGGGATCGGCGGCGTTGGCAGAAATTATGGTCTTTGGCCTGCGCGCCGGCCGGGCGGCAGCTAAGTTTGCCAAAGATCATGTACAACCCTCTTTCTCTGCAGACAGCGTTCCTTCCCCGTTAATCGGGCTTCAGGGCAGCCACCGCCCGGCCCATTTAAGCCGTAGGCTGCAGCAATTGATGTGGCACCATGCCGGATTGGTCCGAGACCGTGACGGCCTGTTAATCGCCCTTGCCGGGGTGGATGCACTCCAGGCAGAAGCGCATGATCTCTCTGTAAGCAAAGAGCAAGTCTATAACGGTGACCTGCGTGATGCCGTTGAACTGGATTTTATGCTACAGACCGCCAAGCTGGTTTTAATCTCCGCTTTGGAGCGGGAAGAATCACGTGGTGCACATCTGCGCTCCGACTTTCCCCAACACGGCGGCAGCAACTGGGAGCAAAATATTGTCCTCTGGCAGGATGATTCCGGTCAAATCAGGCACTGCCAAGAAAGGTGCGGACATAAACAATGA
- a CDS encoding amidohydrolase family protein has translation MKHIDTHIHMYPEKLMNAIYGYFQRLGWEFPFSGNVEETLLHLQENEVEKAFLLLYAHKPGMALEINRWAYELCRKNPHIYPFGCFFPDDENPEANVRKCLRDWGFSGMKLHFNVQPAEPDDPRYFPVYRQALEYGRGVIMHIGSFPDQSGNQPGTYHLQKVLKRFPGLKVIVAHMGCYRTEDFWRLMDRNPGVYLDTSFILGNPQFPDGHTLVADSLARFPHRILYGSDFPLIRHRLSDGLDYITRLPWDEKTKNNLLRENALRFLTQSDIAACKHL, from the coding sequence ATGAAGCATATCGACACCCATATTCATATGTATCCGGAAAAACTGATGAATGCCATATATGGCTACTTTCAGCGTCTGGGCTGGGAGTTCCCCTTTAGCGGCAATGTAGAAGAAACGCTGCTACATCTGCAGGAAAATGAGGTGGAAAAAGCTTTTTTGCTGCTGTATGCCCATAAACCGGGCATGGCTTTGGAGATTAATCGTTGGGCGTATGAACTGTGCCGGAAAAACCCACATATTTATCCCTTTGGCTGCTTCTTTCCCGACGATGAAAATCCGGAAGCTAATGTGAGAAAGTGCCTGAGGGACTGGGGCTTTAGCGGCATGAAGCTGCACTTTAACGTTCAGCCCGCCGAGCCCGATGATCCCCGCTATTTCCCCGTTTACCGGCAAGCCCTGGAGTACGGCCGCGGTGTTATTATGCATATCGGCTCTTTTCCCGACCAAAGCGGTAACCAGCCGGGGACATATCATTTGCAAAAAGTATTGAAGCGCTTCCCCGGGCTAAAGGTTATCGTGGCCCATATGGGCTGCTACCGGACAGAAGATTTCTGGCGCCTTATGGACCGCAATCCCGGTGTATATCTGGATACTTCTTTTATTTTGGGCAACCCGCAGTTTCCAGACGGGCATACTCTGGTTGCCGACTCCCTGGCGCGCTTCCCGCACCGGATTCTCTACGGGAGTGACTTCCCTCTGATCCGCCACCGGCTCTCAGACGGCCTGGACTATATAACCCGTCTGCCCTGGGATGAAAAAACAAAGAATAATCTGCTGCGGGAAAATGCCCTCAGATTTTTGACGCAATCGGATATTGCCGCCTGCAAGCACCTATAG
- a CDS encoding DMT family transporter, translating to METNKIRAVVAVLATTFFWGLSFSSTKVLLTSLTAIQIAFFRLILASAVLGLVFLMSRSGRVSRSDLPRMLAGGVFGIFLYFILENNGLRFTTAGTGSLIIATIPVLNVLAGVFFFREKNSWAGWVGVTLSFLGAWLLIRSGSGGALSLADLRGNLLVFGAACSWVVFTRINEPLMQKYNSLTINLYQSVAGMALLGLFIAPAGVNTAQFTGSVLFNLAYLGIFCSAVAYFLYLYALKTLGSSAITCFLNLVPVFGVLGGAVILKEALGTGQILGGLVVITGVTLVTMAGKPADKPKTIQATTEV from the coding sequence TTGGAGACAAATAAAATTCGTGCCGTGGTGGCTGTTTTGGCCACAACTTTTTTTTGGGGTCTTTCGTTTTCCAGTACCAAGGTGCTCTTAACCAGCCTTACCGCTATCCAAATTGCTTTTTTTCGTTTAATACTGGCATCCGCCGTGCTGGGCCTGGTATTTTTAATGTCCCGCTCCGGCAGGGTTTCCCGCAGTGATTTGCCCCGCATGCTTGCCGGAGGAGTTTTTGGTATCTTTTTATACTTTATCCTGGAGAATAACGGCCTGCGCTTTACCACAGCAGGCACCGGGTCGCTGATTATTGCCACCATTCCTGTTTTGAATGTTTTGGCCGGCGTTTTCTTTTTCCGCGAGAAAAACTCCTGGGCTGGATGGGTGGGCGTCACCCTATCTTTTCTTGGTGCCTGGCTTTTGATTCGCTCCGGCAGTGGCGGCGCATTATCGCTGGCGGATTTGCGGGGCAATTTACTGGTCTTTGGCGCCGCCTGCTCCTGGGTGGTTTTTACCCGCATCAATGAACCGCTGATGCAAAAGTATAACAGCCTCACCATCAATCTGTATCAGTCGGTGGCGGGAATGGCGCTCTTAGGGCTGTTTATTGCTCCTGCCGGTGTAAATACCGCCCAGTTCACAGGGAGCGTCCTTTTTAACCTGGCCTATCTTGGGATCTTCTGCTCGGCGGTGGCCTACTTTTTGTACCTGTATGCCCTGAAAACACTGGGGTCTTCTGCCATCACCTGCTTTCTCAACCTGGTGCCGGTATTTGGGGTACTGGGCGGAGCCGTTATTTTAAAAGAGGCGCTGGGAACGGGACAAATCCTGGGAGGACTGGTGGTCATAACCGGAGTCACCCTGGTCACCATGGCCGGAAAACCTGCGGATAAGCCGAAAACCATTCAGGCCACAACCGAAGTGTAG
- the yunB gene encoding sporulation protein YunB: protein MLSRKVYVSREAFIFFLIAVFIFGIIRMFLYFDRNLRPTILSVASARADIIATEAINSAVSEKVARNILYQDLILLEKDREGRIVMAQTNNMEVNRLMSETTMRVQETLTSLKGEKIYIPLGQALGSYLLANVGPRIPITLIPIGFVNTEIIDQFEEAGINQVRHKIYLDIHAEVEIIIPFVSQVTKVSTTVPIVDANYIGEVPDTVINLQFPSGQTAPLPPSPQLPAEP from the coding sequence GTGCTTAGCCGAAAAGTTTATGTCAGCAGAGAAGCATTTATTTTTTTTCTTATTGCCGTTTTTATTTTCGGCATAATTCGCATGTTCCTGTACTTTGACAGGAATCTGCGCCCCACCATTTTATCTGTAGCCAGCGCCCGGGCGGATATTATTGCCACTGAAGCCATCAACAGCGCAGTATCTGAAAAAGTGGCCCGGAATATACTTTATCAGGACCTGATTCTGTTGGAGAAGGACCGGGAAGGCCGCATTGTGATGGCCCAGACCAACAATATGGAAGTAAACCGTCTGATGTCCGAAACCACCATGCGGGTACAGGAAACTCTCACCAGCCTCAAAGGAGAAAAAATATACATACCGCTGGGCCAGGCGTTGGGCAGTTATCTGTTGGCAAACGTAGGCCCGCGCATCCCCATTACCCTCATTCCCATTGGTTTTGTAAACACAGAAATTATAGACCAGTTTGAAGAAGCGGGTATAAATCAGGTGCGCCACAAAATTTATCTGGATATTCATGCGGAGGTGGAAATCATTATCCCCTTTGTCTCCCAGGTGACAAAGGTCTCCACCACCGTGCCCATTGTGGACGCAAACTATATCGGAGAAGTGCCGGATACGGTGATTAACCTGCAATTCCCCTCCGGCCAGACTGCCCCCCTGCCTCCTTCGCCGCAGCTGCCTGCGGAGCCGTAA
- a CDS encoding 2'-5' RNA ligase family protein — MHHKPFYLVAIPEGDIMADLSRLQKFISRRFGMYSAPYPDLHLTVGVIEPQKNIAKCYPILDEVIKRSQPFSVHIGGERCFGEPYSSVGVAVTSPMLARLAGELEGALTKAGYAPRTFSEWDFHISLVTPLFARRHWSQEEYLEACRIIAEHSPAGWCRLNHLELWDPDFPPLKVIERFSFAKDSST, encoded by the coding sequence TTGCACCATAAGCCATTTTATCTGGTTGCCATTCCTGAAGGTGACATTATGGCGGACTTATCCCGCCTGCAAAAATTTATCTCCAGACGCTTTGGCATGTATTCGGCTCCCTACCCCGATCTTCATCTGACCGTGGGAGTTATTGAACCGCAGAAAAATATCGCCAAGTGCTACCCCATCCTGGACGAAGTTATTAAGAGGTCCCAACCGTTTTCCGTCCACATTGGTGGTGAGCGTTGTTTTGGCGAACCATATTCCTCGGTGGGCGTTGCCGTTACCTCGCCCATGCTGGCACGGCTGGCAGGAGAATTGGAGGGTGCCCTGACAAAAGCCGGATACGCTCCCCGGACTTTCTCCGAATGGGATTTCCATATCAGCCTGGTCACTCCCCTGTTTGCCCGCAGGCACTGGAGTCAGGAAGAATATCTGGAAGCTTGCCGTATTATCGCTGAGCATTCCCCCGCCGGGTGGTGCCGCCTAAACCACCTGGAACTCTGGGATCCGGATTTTCCCCCGCTGAAGGTAATTGAGAGATTTAGCTTTGCCAAAGACAGCTCCACTTAA
- a CDS encoding P-II family nitrogen regulator, with protein sequence MSLGPQMDCALLMTIVNKGMARKVVKASKEAGAEGGTTIMGRGTASKRLHRFLGISMEPEKEIIFTVIQKKDMQQVLDAVVAAGCMDKPGKGVSFVLNVKQVAGICHLCVLSTPSNVGGEPVENAILYDLIVSIVNKDNAELVVDASKEAGAEGGTILFGRGTGIHEQAKLFGISIEPEKEIVLTLINREQTSDVLQGIIKKAKLDQPGKGIAFVLEVQQVAGINHILNKMVSEKMSDSKVKS encoded by the coding sequence ATGAGCCTAGGCCCGCAGATGGATTGCGCGCTCCTGATGACCATCGTCAACAAAGGGATGGCCAGGAAAGTGGTTAAAGCCTCCAAAGAAGCAGGCGCTGAAGGAGGAACCACCATAATGGGGCGCGGCACCGCCTCCAAACGCCTGCATCGTTTTCTGGGCATTTCCATGGAACCGGAAAAAGAAATTATCTTTACAGTTATTCAGAAAAAAGATATGCAGCAAGTGTTGGATGCGGTGGTGGCGGCCGGCTGTATGGACAAGCCGGGAAAAGGCGTATCCTTTGTGCTAAATGTTAAGCAGGTGGCGGGAATTTGCCATCTGTGTGTGCTCAGTACACCAAGTAATGTAGGGGGGGAGCCCGTGGAAAACGCAATTCTTTATGACCTGATTGTCTCCATCGTCAACAAAGATAATGCCGAATTGGTGGTGGATGCTTCCAAAGAAGCGGGGGCTGAAGGTGGTACCATTCTCTTTGGCCGCGGCACAGGCATTCATGAACAGGCTAAGCTTTTTGGTATTTCCATTGAGCCGGAAAAAGAAATAGTTCTGACTTTAATTAACCGGGAGCAAACCTCCGATGTGTTGCAGGGCATTATTAAAAAAGCAAAACTGGATCAACCGGGAAAAGGCATTGCTTTTGTACTGGAAGTACAGCAGGTGGCCGGCATCAATCACATCCTGAACAAAATGGTCAGTGAAAAGATGAGCGACTCCAAGGTAAAAAGCTAA
- a CDS encoding DUF1538 domain-containing protein — protein MSEIKVFAGFSHILLEVAAALLPLLVLFIFFQLTYLKMPVYKLKQIGIGLVLAFAGLSLFLQGVYVGFLPVGQKMGTALASLSYNWILIPIGFVLGFVATFAEPAVRVLNYEVEKASGGYIPQTLMLYTLSLGVAASIAVSMTRILLGLSLWPFIIIGYATVLIMTRFSTRTFTAIAFDSGGVATGPMTVTFISAVALGVATTLEGRDPLLEGFGMISLVALAPILSVLVLGLLYGRKERENEPRPADGLRAPDDHRQQRDGQESG, from the coding sequence ATGAGCGAGATTAAGGTTTTTGCCGGGTTCAGTCACATTCTGCTGGAAGTGGCGGCGGCGCTTTTGCCGCTCTTAGTCCTGTTTATTTTCTTTCAGCTTACTTATTTAAAGATGCCTGTGTATAAACTAAAACAAATTGGTATCGGCCTGGTCTTGGCCTTTGCCGGCCTGTCCCTTTTTTTGCAGGGCGTATACGTGGGCTTTCTGCCGGTGGGCCAGAAAATGGGGACAGCTCTGGCTTCGCTGTCATATAACTGGATACTGATTCCCATTGGCTTTGTCCTGGGCTTTGTGGCCACCTTTGCCGAACCGGCGGTCCGGGTGCTCAACTACGAAGTGGAAAAGGCCTCCGGCGGCTATATACCGCAGACCCTTATGCTCTACACTTTGTCGTTGGGGGTGGCCGCTTCCATCGCCGTCTCCATGACCCGTATCCTGCTTGGCTTGTCTTTGTGGCCTTTTATTATTATTGGTTATGCCACGGTGCTGATAATGACCAGGTTTTCCACCCGCACCTTTACCGCCATTGCCTTTGATTCCGGGGGTGTAGCCACCGGCCCCATGACGGTAACCTTTATTTCCGCGGTGGCTTTGGGTGTGGCCACCACCCTGGAGGGTCGGGACCCTCTCTTGGAAGGGTTCGGCATGATATCCCTGGTGGCTTTGGCCCCTATTTTATCGGTACTGGTGTTAGGACTGCTGTATGGCAGAAAGGAGAGAGAAAATGAGCCTAGGCCCGCAGATGGATTGCGCGCTCCTGATGACCATCGTCAACAAAGGGATGGCCAGGAAAGTGGTTAA
- a CDS encoding DUF1538 domain-containing protein: protein MQTVNETVKEVLFAVLPITVVVIILQFTLIWLPLAEFIQFMVGVIMVTAGLILFLLGVQMGMLPVGEHIGAALPATGKVWLVVFFGLLLGFVVTVAEPDVRVLATQVDLVSAGAVSKNMLIYTVALGVAIFVGLAMLRTFLGIPLQYLLVGGYLVVFALAAFTPAHFVPISFDAGGVTTGPMTVPFILALGVGVASVLRGKSASSDGFGLVALASIGPILAVLLLGVFYG, encoded by the coding sequence ATGCAGACTGTTAACGAAACGGTTAAAGAAGTTCTCTTTGCGGTGCTTCCCATTACCGTGGTGGTAATCATTTTACAATTTACTTTAATCTGGCTCCCTCTGGCGGAGTTTATTCAGTTCATGGTGGGCGTCATTATGGTAACGGCCGGACTCATCTTATTTCTGTTAGGCGTGCAGATGGGTATGCTCCCGGTGGGGGAACATATCGGTGCCGCTTTGCCGGCAACAGGGAAGGTCTGGCTGGTGGTCTTTTTTGGCTTGCTTTTAGGTTTTGTGGTTACCGTGGCCGAGCCGGATGTCCGGGTGCTGGCCACACAGGTGGACCTGGTTTCCGCCGGCGCCGTATCCAAAAATATGCTGATCTATACTGTGGCCCTGGGGGTTGCCATTTTTGTGGGCCTGGCCATGCTGCGAACTTTTTTGGGCATCCCCCTGCAGTATCTGCTAGTGGGCGGATATCTGGTGGTTTTTGCCCTGGCCGCATTTACTCCGGCACATTTTGTGCCCATCTCCTTTGATGCCGGCGGGGTTACCACCGGACCCATGACGGTGCCCTTTATTCTGGCCCTGGGAGTAGGGGTAGCTTCGGTTTTGCGCGGCAAAAGCGCTTCATCCGACGGCTTTGGCCTGGTAGCGCTGGCTTCCATTGGCCCAATCCTGGCGGTGCTCTTGTTGGGAGTGTTTTACGGATGA